The following nucleotide sequence is from Echeneis naucrates chromosome 17, fEcheNa1.1, whole genome shotgun sequence.
CCTGGGACTGCTGCACAAACTAGTGATGCAAATATGCAAAACCACATGTAACCTCCTAAGACCTGAACATactaatttcattttcatgatgtTGGTTATCTCTAATCTAACATGTAATGTATTATACTCTTCTGCCACCACTAAGTGGACATATAATGGCCTCATATGTGGAAACCAAGCCCTTGTAGAGGAAAATTTTGTACTGTGTTTTAGACCACCCAAAATATGATGTGCTAAGAGGTCAAAACCCCACTAATTTAAATTCAATAACACTTGAATATTAAAATTTCATCAAAATTCTATTTTGTAGAgaaaaagttagaaaaaaaatcccGCAACAAAATCAACATCAAATGACGAGACAGTTTTTTTGAGAATTATAAGCACTAGATTTTACACTAAAGCAGCTGTTGTCTAAAGCAACAGTCCTGTGACCTACAATCATGCAATGTCGTGGAACTTTTTGTCTGAATGAGACATTTATTGCAGGGTTGTATGGTCCCTCAATAGTCAGGCTGCTTTGAATGAACATGTCTACCAAATAAGTAAATGTAAACATTACTTTACCCTAACCCTAGATGTTAAATGTTTAGCAAGGCGCTCCTCAACAAAAAGAGATTCGTGCCGTAACTCaaataacacagaaaacaatCAATAACAAATTGCGATAACATATTCAAAGTTGGACCCAAGTTTTGCCAATTTCATATCATTTTCTCTAGATGTGGAAAACCACCAAAGACAAATTCACAGCTGGATAAGCCTGGCTGCATGAGAACTCCACTTCCccactcaaatgacagctaatCTCAGGCGGCTCTCAGTCCGCTTTAATAAAGCTGGATATAATCCACTTGTAAGAAGGCAGACAAACTCTCTCTCACCGATAGAGGGGCATAGGAAGATAATTTTCCCCTTCAATGCGGATGTCTGGGTACCGCTGGTACAAGGCCTGCGTGTACTCCTCAAACACCCGCTTGTACCCTCAGGAAATGCtgttggaaaacaaacacattgtcagACACACTGTGCAGTTGTAAGAACAAAGTAGGTGAAaggaaacagcaacaacacagcttGATTGTGAACTTAGTCCTGAATCGCACTGCTGTGTGTGGACcatttgtttgggtttttacTTCTTCATGTTAAATTATACAGATTTAGCACCAACTAACACAACATTGTACTCCAGCGTCCTGTGTCCCTCTTAGAAACATTTGTTTATGGGGAGAGCAACAACTGACAATTCAAATATCTGTGTCCTACAATTTACTTTAGTCAGAAGACATCATCACCTTTTCTACACAACTTGCTGCATTTTATGATAAATCAGCAATTTCTTTACgttgcatttttttcaataGTTGTAATGAGTTTGCATCAAAATTAATCACCTTAAGTTACATTTAAGAAATCTATGtcgtttccttttctttttcaaagcaCTTCTCTGTAAGCTGGTCGAGAGACTTCGGTTACTCGATTTACCAAAGACAGCGGAAGTAGGGGgatgtttcaaatgaaatattacaaTATGAACAAGGTGAAGGGggaaatttaaaggaaaaaaaatcccatgttTGCATTTCCAACAATTGTTGAGTCATTTCACTAATAAATAACCGAGGCGGGCTCTTTCTCCAGAAGCTAACGCGTTAGCATGAGCTAGCTGTCAGCTAGCTCCTCTCGGCCCGTGTTGCTGTTAGCCGCGGAGTTTCGAGCTAGCTTGCAATGACTCGCCAGATTTTGCCTCACCAAATCTGAAACTTCAGGAGGGGTCCGGTGGCGAACtgcatcttcatcttcttcaccCCGCTGCTGTCCCCGGACGAGGCGCAGCACAGCGTAAAAACGCCCAGGACGAGGAGAGAAAAACGGAGCCACTTCATCGCCAACCGTTCGGGAGTATGTTTCCTCAGTGGTGACGTGCCGTTCGTGAacgattcgttcattttgaactaatcttttgtatgactcgggAGTCACAAGTCCTCTCAGTGGGCGAGTcgttctttcttcttttttttcccgaTCCGCGCACGCGCGCCACAGTTTCagattcgttcacgactcagTCCTGAGTCTGTCgttcacttgtctcatggccgctgcacaggctcagtgtagaaattAGTGATTGATTCACCAGTCAGGCTACGGATCTTCTGgtcttttgtttaattattcacgtggttacagcagtaacatgaccaatgctgtctgtctgcagtctctggaggggtctgcTCAGTCAGTCAGCGTGTTATCCGATAATCCATCaaatcctttctttttttgtggggccactgcgctaaccactacaccataGGTTAGTCACCTGTGCTGGTCAACTGGTAGATCAGTAACCTccatcttatttttcatttacaggtgcaatattatattatttggATATTGTGATATGATAGATATATGCTTTATCATGAAGGAAACtcacttacatgcatcattcacacaataagacatacagagacatgctgacTCACCTTTACCCTGCAACGCactttacttcccaacatgacaaacagcttgtttttgcaGAGATTAGATGAAAGGTTAACAAGCATAAAATAGGCTCAGCAACAGGGAACTATATTGAATATATAttacttgtggcacatgatattgtgctaaaacacctggttaatatccacacagctccactttgggtgatcaggaaagaggcagaaaaactctagtttgaatttgaatttctgcTTCCCatccagcaggagtcagtcacaaaacatACATGGACACTTCCCATCACTGTTGATCAGTTGGGTCAGCAGGGGTTTGTGTGCTCATGTCTGTGGTTGGGCCTTTTCTCCCTCTGGTGCTGATCTGGGGTCTGTAATACTACAGGCCACTGAGAGCGCCATCTACTGCACTGGCAGCTTGACTGATAACTTCGACATAGACCTTTCATTCTCATACTAATTGTTATATGTTATGTGCTAAATCATAAGAAACTGTCTAATTAATGacaaaaactactttttttttcttaacttaaTCACAGTTTATCTTTTTGATGGGGTTTCACCCATAATGCAACAGCAGGACATTAGGTTTTTACTGATCGTTTCCCATTTTTCCAAGTCTTCATCTGTATTTAACCAACAGTTGTGTCCTACCACAAGCTGTCGTGGCGCAGATATAAACAAACTAGACTAATTTTAACCACAAAAATTCAGAGGGGATTATGGCTGAGTTATATCCCTATTCAGTCATTAAATATATTCCACTAAAAAGGAGCCTTAATGAGTGTGATTTTATGCAAATAGGAAGAACTGTTCTGTTATCATTAATATTCTTCAGATAAGTTATGCTACTATTGTGACAGTGTGAAATTTAGTGTGCTGTTTCTGGGTCAAAGACAACTTCAAACAATCAGCAAATGGAAGCagtcatagaaaaaaaataaataaataaaaacatccataGCTAAATGTTCTGCAGCCAACAATTTTCACCGGTAATTTAttacacaatttaaaatatgtttagtGAATTAGTGTTTGAgtgtttgaatacattttatttaggtaattaaaagaacaaaaccaaaaaaaaagagttgcTTTTTCTATGAAGAAGTCTGTGAGTCTGGATTTGTGGTTGAATTTATCTCAGTGATTCAGCCTTGCCCTTCTCTCCTGATCCACGGCCGACTGCAAAGCCATTACTGTGTctatgaaagaaacaaaacaaaaacagagtaaaCACACGTAAAGCACACACATCCAGCCAGATTTCGGTCCTGCATGCaagtttttttctgatatttgcTGACATTAATTAATCTGGCACTAATGGTCTCCCTGAGCTAGAAGGCAATTTAGGATTGCTAAATGTACTATTTGAAAGAACCTTTCCCTCCAAGAACATGTTAAGTAATAATGCAGTTTGTAGTTGCATTGTATATTTTTGGTAAAGTGTCAGGTTTCAGGGTGGATGCAAGAGTTCAATTCCCTTAATGAGAATAATAAGGACATTGGGCAGAAACTATTCTGCAATTTAGTAGATTTTACTTTATATAACAAATTAGGtttagagtaaaaaaaataaaataataataaaaaaataattaataaataaataaataaataaataaataaataatcaagcGGCGTTGCACAAACCCATTAACTTCCTTGAATGATCCACTATGTCGGGAAGTCCCATCTCAATGTTGTATGAGGTTTTTTCCATTGCCTTGACAAGTTCAGTTGCCCTCTGAAATACAAAGATGATTATGATGTGAAAACCTGCCAAGCCTATTCTAATTCTTAGGCATTATGATTTATGGCAGAGTTAAGAAAACCACCTGGAGTTCTACATAAACTTTCTCCTCCAGATCTGCCACCTGGGATATGGCATCATAGACATTGGTGTCCTCAACAGAttcctaaaacacacaaaaaaaaaaaaaaaaaaaaaaaaaaaaaattaaagcaaaatgaacaaataatatTATCAATAGTTATTTTGTATTAATACTGTGCAAGCTGACCTCATCTGAGGATGAGCTACTTAAAGGCTCTTGTGCCTTCACTGCTCTACTGGCTTTAGAGTTGCCATTCAGTTCTTTTACTCTGCAGAGGATGGAAGAGGTTAAACCTTTATTTTCTcagacatatttatttacaaaaaaaaaaaagtaggaacttggaatcaaatgaaatttcatTAACCAAGCACCTACCTGTCAGCGTAACGCAATGTGTTCATTGTATATTCACATGAGGCCATGCCTGGAGATACCATAGCAATCTATTGAAAAAGACAAGTGAAAACAGAGTTATACATATTGTGTGTAAGGTCACGTACAAagtcacatcagtgtgtgtggtgtccATTCTGCATCACTCATGTAGTCAGTAATGTTTTCCCATACCATGCAGGTCTTGGAATTTTCTCCAATGAAGGAATCCCTGAGGACTTTGGTTAAAGTGCTCATACGGAAAGGAATGTGATCACTGTTTTTTCCCAGTGAACGAATGCATTCCTACAGGGCACATAAATGACACATTAGCATCCTTTAAGGGGGCTGCGCGCATTAATGATTAATATTTGAGCACTGCGATTGGGAGCAGtctaccttttttctttttaatggtcTCAATTTGACTCATcagtcagacagagaaaacagatttGTCTCACTTCAGTCAAACAAACCAATTTGTTATGTGCATGCGTCCATCTTAGCAATAGTCTACCTTGAGAGCCAGCAGGCTGCGGTTGATCTCTGCTGTCTCTACCAAAGTGCTGCGGTCATTGCTGCTGACATCTGTACCACGCTCATTTCCAGCCAGATCCACTAATGAAAATTTACCATGTAGAGGCAGCGTGGTAGCACGGTCATTGCGCCGCAGCACAATTTGGAGGACCGCATGAGAGCGAGATGAGTTGGCATTGGCTGACGTCTGGCCTGATGTTCTTGAAAGACAGCAGGACAGAGGGAAAGAGTAAACAGTCACATTAATGGTGCtttatgtttttgatttaaagaATGTCACAAATAGAAACTAGAAATCAAAAAAAGTCATGTCCGATCCATAGTGCTTAACTGATAGGCCAGCTGTTACAATATCTATTGAACCAGAAGATGCACTTCATATAAAgccatcaaaaaaataaataaataaataaataaaaattcaggATTTTAGTTAGTAAGTATCAAACACTACTGTTCTGTCAGTCAGCATTTTGTTGAGTAAATTTGATTAGAATTgcaacatacacatacacatatacatatacacacacacacttttttttttccttcaaatcaTATACATACCTGCATGCACTGCCTGTCTGTATCATCCTGATGACCTCTTCTGCTGTGGTCACGTATACCTCCTCCAGGCCTACAACCTGAACCTGTTGCCGGTCATCCTCCAGGACACGGAGCTTGGCCTTCTTGTTCAGCAGGTCATAcacctaaatgaaaataatacatGCATATATTTAAACATAATGGCTAGTacatatcattttaaaaaacttCAAGAATCATTTCAATGAGATCACTGTAAGTTAACTATGTTCAATAAATGTGTTCATGAAATTAGGGGAAGATGTTTTTTCTTACCTTGCCATTGTAAATCTCAAAGAAACTGACATAGACAGAAAGATCCAGGTCAGCATACCTCCTGTGGTTGAGATAATGAAAAACATCCTGGGCTAAAAGGGAAGGAGTCAAACAATTATTCTTAATAAATTGTCAAATAAGGGGAACCtcaagaaaattattattaaatagtTTAAAGAATAAAACTAAGGAAATATAATGGGACTTCGGGAATCCTACCTGCCAAGGCATAAATCCCTTTGGCGCTGTTCTGCTGCTTCCCTGTGAAATCACCTCCCATTGTCTAGAAAGAAGATATTCAATGGCATttcaaaatacatgaaaaaccaatgatgtttttattaaagCCATGGAGAATTTTAAATGGAGATCCAACAATGGTGAGACAGACATTAATACTGTTGGTTCGGTGTAAATGGACAAGCTCAACCCCACCCTGCAAGCAGAGACTTACATGTGtctttccacttcctgtctgcccgTAGGCGAAACATGTTGCCATGCAACTTTCGAAAATGGACTGCACCAAGGGCTTGGCTGTGAAcctgaaaaatatacaaatacaaaataaaaaataaaataatatatattataatatataatatacaaacAATAATTccacatttaat
It contains:
- the kif2c gene encoding kinesin-like protein KIF2C isoform X2, with the protein product METSLSRLLVGLSVQISRSDGRVHLATVKSVDTVKSTAMVEWHERNIFRGKEVEVSELCTLNPELLDHVNAATTKAAEPPRPATDKKYEGRLRSSRIPAPSSFASRSQARQTCMFQAPPPVTAAISSESSDGSVERVHSAVPPSSVLTNSGIPNQQRKKNDSKTAQSLPFVCEAIKENDEPERKPPSIAAKGRRKSTVAQELIKGNKRLSCAIKPPEMQTKRGKFGEASRPNQKFYEMIQNFRETLEITPISTTDLIEAYKICVCVRKRPLNKQEMNRKEIDVVSVPGNGALLVHEPKQKVDLTKYLDNQVFHFDYSFDETTTNDMVYKFTAKPLVQSIFESCMATCFAYGQTGSGKTHTMGGDFTGKQQNSAKGIYALAAQDVFHYLNHRRYADLDLSVYVSFFEIYNGKVYDLLNKKAKLRVLEDDRQQVQVVGLEEVYVTTAEEVIRMIQTGSACRTSGQTSANANSSRSHAVLQIVLRRNDRATTLPLHGKFSLVDLAGNERGTDVSSNDRSTLVETAEINRSLLALKECIRSLGKNSDHIPFRMSTLTKVLRDSFIGENSKTCMIAMVSPGMASCEYTMNTLRYADRVKELNGNSKASRAVKAQEPLSSSSSDEESVEDTNVYDAISQVADLEEKVYVELQRATELVKAMEKTSYNIEMGLPDIVDHSRKLMDTVMALQSAVDQERRARLNH
- the kif2c gene encoding kinesin-like protein KIF2C isoform X1, which gives rise to METSLSRLLVGLSVQISRSDGRVHLATVKSVDTVKSTAMVEWHERNIFRGKEVEVSELCTLNPELLDHVNAATTKAAEPPRPATDKKYEGRLRSSRIPAPSSSSAPAVTKAEDSVASRSQARQTCMFQAPPPVTAAISSESSDGSVERVHSAVPPSSVLTNSGIPNQQRKKNDSKTAQSLPFVCEAIKENDEPERKPPSIAAKGRRKSTVAQELIKGNKRLSCAIKPPEMQTKRGKFGEASRPNQKFYEMIQNFRETLEITPISTTDLIEAYKICVCVRKRPLNKQEMNRKEIDVVSVPGNGALLVHEPKQKVDLTKYLDNQVFHFDYSFDETTTNDMVYKFTAKPLVQSIFESCMATCFAYGQTGSGKTHTMGGDFTGKQQNSAKGIYALAAQDVFHYLNHRRYADLDLSVYVSFFEIYNGKVYDLLNKKAKLRVLEDDRQQVQVVGLEEVYVTTAEEVIRMIQTGSACRTSGQTSANANSSRSHAVLQIVLRRNDRATTLPLHGKFSLVDLAGNERGTDVSSNDRSTLVETAEINRSLLALKECIRSLGKNSDHIPFRMSTLTKVLRDSFIGENSKTCMIAMVSPGMASCEYTMNTLRYADRVKELNGNSKASRAVKAQEPLSSSSSDEESVEDTNVYDAISQVADLEEKVYVELQRATELVKAMEKTSYNIEMGLPDIVDHSRKLMDTVMALQSAVDQERRARLNH